Proteins found in one Dermacentor silvarum isolate Dsil-2018 chromosome 8, BIME_Dsil_1.4, whole genome shotgun sequence genomic segment:
- the LOC119462663 gene encoding PR domain zinc finger protein 1 isoform X2 → MMEDGSLDLSSLRESDFEQLAVYQVRDQACEEGLSNRAEASLPRNLLLKPSQTLSDVLGVWSTDYIPRGTRFGPLMGEVYRKDEVPANANRKYFWRVYDGPDSFHYVDGFDVSKANWMRYVNPAYSSENQNLVACQVKQDIYFYTVKPIYPNQELLVWYCREFAERLSYPVTGELMLQRIREQLQPAVKDDAYFSRPHQLTPPEGSTRSDEGYHSNGGPEDGLTPPEDSSDSDSDNYVLDFSVKAKRKQPSTGGSDKAEKRDDKCESVAVVAAEQQQQPDKSSQNEFRKVKIKMPKAYHYRSGGPTTPPPAVVTTSDENPRPNSSSSPDAASRRHDDEKRLGALHEPASPKYASAPRFTEDVLERSASSAFSTYEGMGQRISPQSPKGPPAPGILENLLLQRYQERAAAGPEAPALRRESLKEPVRVIVSSDVSQPAAPDTSGEGGHQPGPPPPLVFPHKKSIRYHPGSSSNGGSPEMHSPDSTDKAHQQPAVSSAVSPGYGVPGSAPANYLYMNGIAPMFSPAHFNMYAYSVPETVHSSLASPSAAMPPYPKLPEFGGHHGPHHAMLPMSAESGKLPPSGGSSPGSNRPYSPGSNPRGYRSLPYPLKKKDGKMHYECNICYKTFGQLSNLKVHLRTHSGERPFTCSVCGKTFTQLAHLQKHHLVHTGEKPHQCDVCKKRFSSTSNLKTHLRLHSGQKPYACDLCPAKFTQFVHLKLHKRLHTNERPYTCQTCKKKYISASGLRTHWKTTSCQPNMVLDMELDKGPNGYDYGPMELSPPPSQAMERHPAGLSHHGLGPASPGDEYPPALHHAPPPPSSKESDYPSPYHRSDRPKTSVISSGPASPDDDLSKKCHPTPDRDKE, encoded by the exons ATGATGGAAGATGGATCGCTGGACCTCAGCAGCCTGCGCGAGTCGGACTTCGAGCAGCTGGCCGTGTACCAGGTGCGAGACCAGGCCTGCGAGGAAGGCCTGTCCAACAGGGCGGAGGCCTCCCTGCCTCGCAACCTGCTGCTCAAGCCCTCCCAGACGCTCAGTGAC GTTCTGGGCGTCTGGAGCACGGACTACATCCCGCGAGGCACACGGTTCGGCCCCTTGATGGGCGAGGTGTACCGCAAGGATGAGGTTCCCGCCAACGCGAACCGCAAGTACTTCTGGCGAGTGTACGACGGGCCCGATTCGTTCCACTACGTGGACGGCTTCGACGTCAGCAAGGCCAACTGGATGCGTTACGTGAACCCGGCCTACTCGAGCGAGAACCAGAATCTGGTCGCCTGTCAGGTCAAGCAGGACATCTACTTCTACACCGTCAAGCCCATCTACCCGAACCAGGAGCTCCTGGTCTGGTACTGCCGGGAGTTTGCGGAACGACTCAGCTACCCCGTCACCGGAGAGCTTATGCTCCAGAGGATAC GGGAGCAACTGCAGCCAGCGGTCAAGGATGACGCCTACTTCTCCCGGCCGCACCAGCTGACGCCGCCCGAGGGCAGCACTCGCAGCGACGAGGGCTACCACAGCAATGGCGGTCCTGAGGACGGCCTCACGCCTCCCGAGGACAGCAGTGACAGCGACAGCGACAACTATGTGCTCGACTTCAGCGTCAAGGCCAAGCGCAAGCAGCCGTCAACCGGCGGCAGCGACAAGGCGGAGAAGCGAGACGACAAGTGCGAGTCGGTCGCCGTCGTCGCtgccgagcagcagcagcagcccgacAAGTCGTCGCAGAACGAGTTCCGGAAGGTCAAGATCAAGATGCCCAAGGCGTACCACTACCGCAGCGGCGGGCCCACCACGCCGCCGCCCGCGGTGGTCACCACCAGCGACGAGAACCCGAGGCCCAACAGCTCGAGCTCGCCGGACGCCGCCTCACGACGGCACGACGACGAGAAGCGACTGGGCGCGCTGCACGAGCCAGCCAGTCCCAAGTACGCCAGCGCGCCCCGGTTCACTGAGGACGTGCTGGAGCGTAGCGCGAGCTCGGCCTTCTCCACCTACGAGGGCATGGGCCAGAGGATCTCACCGCAGAGCCCCAAGGGTCCTCCGGCTCCTGGCATTCTCGAGAACTTGCTTCTGCAGCGGTACCAGGAGCGCGCCGCCGCGGGCCCCGAGGCGCCCGCGTTGCGCCGCGAGTCGCTCAAGGAGCCCGTGCGGGTCATCGTGTCCAGCGACGTGTCGCAGCCGGCCGCTCCGGACACCTCGGGCGAGGGAGGCCACCAGCCGGGGCCACCGCCGCCGCTCGTGTTCCCGCACAAGAAGAGCATCCGCTACCacccgggcagcagcagcaacggcgGCAGCCCCGAGATGCACAGTCCCGACTCCACGGACAAAGCGCACCAGCAGCCCGCCGTGTCGTCTGCCGTCAGCCCCGGCTACGGCGTTCCGGGCTCGGCGCCGGCGAACTACCTCTACATGAACGGCATCGCCCCCATGTTCTCGCCGGCGCACTTCAATATGTACGCGTACTCCGTTCCCGAGACTGTGCACTCGTCGCTCGCGTCCCCGTCGGCGGCCATGCCACCCTACCCGAAGTTGCCCGAGTTTGGCGGGCACCATGGACCTCACCACGCGATGCTGCCCATGTCCGCGGAGAGCGGCAAACTCCCGCCGTCCGGCGGCAGCTCGCCCGGAAGCAACAGGCCCTACTCGCCGGGCTCCAACCCACGGGGTTACCGGTCGTTGCCGTACCCGctcaagaagaaggacggcaagATGCACTACGAGTGCAACATCTGCTACAAGACCTTCGGCCAGCTGTCCAACCTCAAGGTGCACCTGCGCACGCACTCCGGAGAGCGACCATTCACGTGCTCCGTGTGCGGCAAGACGTTCACGCAATTGGCCCACCTACAGAAGCACCACCTGGTGCACACGGGCGAGAAACCGCACCAGTGCGACGTCTGCAAGAAGCGcttcagcagcaccagcaacctCAAGACGCACCTGCGGCTCCACTCGGGCCAGAAACCGTACGCCTGCGACCTCTGCCCAGCCAAGTTCACCCAGTTCGTGCACCTCAAGTTGCACAAAAGGTTGCACACCAACGAGAGGCCGTACACTTGCCAGACATGCAAGAAGAAGTACATCAGCGCCTCGGGTCTGCGGACGCACTGGAAGACCACGTCGTGCCAGCCTAACATGGTCCTGGACATGGAGCTCGACAAGGGTCCCAACGGCTACGACTATGGTCCCATGGAACTGTCCCCTCCGCCGTCCCAGGCGATGGAGAGGCACCCCGCGGGCCTGTCTCACCACGGGCTCGGCCCGGCCAGCCCCGGCGACGAGTACCCCCCTGCGTTACACCACGCGCCGCCACCACCTTCAAGCAAGGAGAGCGACTACCCGTCACCCTACCACCGCTCCGACCGGCCCAAGACGTCGGTCATCAGCAGCGGCCCGGCGTCGCCCGACGACGACCTCTCCAAGAAGTGCCACCCGACGCCCGACAGAGACAAAGAGTGA
- the LOC119462663 gene encoding uncharacterized protein LOC119462663 isoform X1: protein MRIVVRRRRRNKVFICKPKNMRGDVAHARPEDDRSYVAFVAATAENCGDFEMTLPVVPVSDDDPASLVFRMMEDGSLDLSSLRESDFEQLAVYQVRDQACEEGLSNRAEASLPRNLLLKPSQTLSDVLGVWSTDYIPRGTRFGPLMGEVYRKDEVPANANRKYFWRVYDGPDSFHYVDGFDVSKANWMRYVNPAYSSENQNLVACQVKQDIYFYTVKPIYPNQELLVWYCREFAERLSYPVTGELMLQRIREQLQPAVKDDAYFSRPHQLTPPEGSTRSDEGYHSNGGPEDGLTPPEDSSDSDSDNYVLDFSVKAKRKQPSTGGSDKAEKRDDKCESVAVVAAEQQQQPDKSSQNEFRKVKIKMPKAYHYRSGGPTTPPPAVVTTSDENPRPNSSSSPDAASRRHDDEKRLGALHEPASPKYASAPRFTEDVLERSASSAFSTYEGMGQRISPQSPKGPPAPGILENLLLQRYQERAAAGPEAPALRRESLKEPVRVIVSSDVSQPAAPDTSGEGGHQPGPPPPLVFPHKKSIRYHPGSSSNGGSPEMHSPDSTDKAHQQPAVSSAVSPGYGVPGSAPANYLYMNGIAPMFSPAHFNMYAYSVPETVHSSLASPSAAMPPYPKLPEFGGHHGPHHAMLPMSAESGKLPPSGGSSPGSNRPYSPGSNPRGYRSLPYPLKKKDGKMHYECNICYKTFGQLSNLKVHLRTHSGERPFTCSVCGKTFTQLAHLQKHHLVHTGEKPHQCDVCKKRFSSTSNLKTHLRLHSGQKPYACDLCPAKFTQFVHLKLHKRLHTNERPYTCQTCKKKYISASGLRTHWKTTSCQPNMVLDMELDKGPNGYDYGPMELSPPPSQAMERHPAGLSHHGLGPASPGDEYPPALHHAPPPPSSKESDYPSPYHRSDRPKTSVISSGPASPDDDLSKKCHPTPDRDKE from the exons ATGCGCATAGTTGTTAGGCGGAGAAGAAGAAACAAAGTtttcatttgcaaaccgaagaaCATGCGCGGGGATGTGGCGCACGCGAGGCCCGAGGATGATCGCTCCTACGTCGCCTTCGTAGCCGCCACGGCAGAGAATTGCGGAGACTTTGAAATGACTCTCCCAGTAGTGCCTGTCAGCGACGACGACCCTGCTTCTCTT GTGTTTCGTATGATGGAAGATGGATCGCTGGACCTCAGCAGCCTGCGCGAGTCGGACTTCGAGCAGCTGGCCGTGTACCAGGTGCGAGACCAGGCCTGCGAGGAAGGCCTGTCCAACAGGGCGGAGGCCTCCCTGCCTCGCAACCTGCTGCTCAAGCCCTCCCAGACGCTCAGTGAC GTTCTGGGCGTCTGGAGCACGGACTACATCCCGCGAGGCACACGGTTCGGCCCCTTGATGGGCGAGGTGTACCGCAAGGATGAGGTTCCCGCCAACGCGAACCGCAAGTACTTCTGGCGAGTGTACGACGGGCCCGATTCGTTCCACTACGTGGACGGCTTCGACGTCAGCAAGGCCAACTGGATGCGTTACGTGAACCCGGCCTACTCGAGCGAGAACCAGAATCTGGTCGCCTGTCAGGTCAAGCAGGACATCTACTTCTACACCGTCAAGCCCATCTACCCGAACCAGGAGCTCCTGGTCTGGTACTGCCGGGAGTTTGCGGAACGACTCAGCTACCCCGTCACCGGAGAGCTTATGCTCCAGAGGATAC GGGAGCAACTGCAGCCAGCGGTCAAGGATGACGCCTACTTCTCCCGGCCGCACCAGCTGACGCCGCCCGAGGGCAGCACTCGCAGCGACGAGGGCTACCACAGCAATGGCGGTCCTGAGGACGGCCTCACGCCTCCCGAGGACAGCAGTGACAGCGACAGCGACAACTATGTGCTCGACTTCAGCGTCAAGGCCAAGCGCAAGCAGCCGTCAACCGGCGGCAGCGACAAGGCGGAGAAGCGAGACGACAAGTGCGAGTCGGTCGCCGTCGTCGCtgccgagcagcagcagcagcccgacAAGTCGTCGCAGAACGAGTTCCGGAAGGTCAAGATCAAGATGCCCAAGGCGTACCACTACCGCAGCGGCGGGCCCACCACGCCGCCGCCCGCGGTGGTCACCACCAGCGACGAGAACCCGAGGCCCAACAGCTCGAGCTCGCCGGACGCCGCCTCACGACGGCACGACGACGAGAAGCGACTGGGCGCGCTGCACGAGCCAGCCAGTCCCAAGTACGCCAGCGCGCCCCGGTTCACTGAGGACGTGCTGGAGCGTAGCGCGAGCTCGGCCTTCTCCACCTACGAGGGCATGGGCCAGAGGATCTCACCGCAGAGCCCCAAGGGTCCTCCGGCTCCTGGCATTCTCGAGAACTTGCTTCTGCAGCGGTACCAGGAGCGCGCCGCCGCGGGCCCCGAGGCGCCCGCGTTGCGCCGCGAGTCGCTCAAGGAGCCCGTGCGGGTCATCGTGTCCAGCGACGTGTCGCAGCCGGCCGCTCCGGACACCTCGGGCGAGGGAGGCCACCAGCCGGGGCCACCGCCGCCGCTCGTGTTCCCGCACAAGAAGAGCATCCGCTACCacccgggcagcagcagcaacggcgGCAGCCCCGAGATGCACAGTCCCGACTCCACGGACAAAGCGCACCAGCAGCCCGCCGTGTCGTCTGCCGTCAGCCCCGGCTACGGCGTTCCGGGCTCGGCGCCGGCGAACTACCTCTACATGAACGGCATCGCCCCCATGTTCTCGCCGGCGCACTTCAATATGTACGCGTACTCCGTTCCCGAGACTGTGCACTCGTCGCTCGCGTCCCCGTCGGCGGCCATGCCACCCTACCCGAAGTTGCCCGAGTTTGGCGGGCACCATGGACCTCACCACGCGATGCTGCCCATGTCCGCGGAGAGCGGCAAACTCCCGCCGTCCGGCGGCAGCTCGCCCGGAAGCAACAGGCCCTACTCGCCGGGCTCCAACCCACGGGGTTACCGGTCGTTGCCGTACCCGctcaagaagaaggacggcaagATGCACTACGAGTGCAACATCTGCTACAAGACCTTCGGCCAGCTGTCCAACCTCAAGGTGCACCTGCGCACGCACTCCGGAGAGCGACCATTCACGTGCTCCGTGTGCGGCAAGACGTTCACGCAATTGGCCCACCTACAGAAGCACCACCTGGTGCACACGGGCGAGAAACCGCACCAGTGCGACGTCTGCAAGAAGCGcttcagcagcaccagcaacctCAAGACGCACCTGCGGCTCCACTCGGGCCAGAAACCGTACGCCTGCGACCTCTGCCCAGCCAAGTTCACCCAGTTCGTGCACCTCAAGTTGCACAAAAGGTTGCACACCAACGAGAGGCCGTACACTTGCCAGACATGCAAGAAGAAGTACATCAGCGCCTCGGGTCTGCGGACGCACTGGAAGACCACGTCGTGCCAGCCTAACATGGTCCTGGACATGGAGCTCGACAAGGGTCCCAACGGCTACGACTATGGTCCCATGGAACTGTCCCCTCCGCCGTCCCAGGCGATGGAGAGGCACCCCGCGGGCCTGTCTCACCACGGGCTCGGCCCGGCCAGCCCCGGCGACGAGTACCCCCCTGCGTTACACCACGCGCCGCCACCACCTTCAAGCAAGGAGAGCGACTACCCGTCACCCTACCACCGCTCCGACCGGCCCAAGACGTCGGTCATCAGCAGCGGCCCGGCGTCGCCCGACGACGACCTCTCCAAGAAGTGCCACCCGACGCCCGACAGAGACAAAGAGTGA